In Ktedonobacteraceae bacterium, the genomic window AGTCCTGATGGTACGGTTCTCAGCGATTGTATCGTGTACCGCCTTGCAACTGATTACTTCATGATGGAATTAGAGCCTCTTCACGCCGGGATGGTAGAAAGCTGGTTACGCACTGCTGCCGCCCACGAGGTAATGATAGACCTGGCAAGACCGGCTATTGAGGTGGATAGAACCTGTAATATTACCAATCTCACAACCACTCCTGACGCATTGACCATCCTTGCATTACAAGGGCCAGCATCTACCGCTATTCTGCAATCCCTGTTGGCAGAGAATAAGGGTCACCATGTGTTGCATAATTTGAAAAAAGGACACATTGCTGAGCTTACGTTTGCGGGTAGAACTGCGTGGATTGGGCGCAGGGGATATAGCGGTGAGCCTGTGGGATATGAAATCTTTGTGCCACAGTCGCAAGCTGTATCCCTGTGGAATACATTGATGGACGCGGGTGCTGCTCATCACTTAAGCTCGGTGGGGCTGCTCGCGACAGAAAGTCTCAGAATAGAGGCCGGCTTGCCCCTTTATGAGAAGGAGCTGGCCGGCCCGTATTCGGTCAATCCTATGGAGGCGGGTTTTGGCAGCGCTATCAAATTGCATAAGCCGTTTTTCGTGGGCAGGCAGCAGATGCTCTCTTGCAAGGCCACACGAAGATTGGTACGACTACGAGCGGAAACAGGCGCGGCGAGCCTGAAGTATCTAGAACCAACGATATATGATGATGCTGGAAAAATTATAGGGATAACGACGAGCAGCGCCTGCGTCACGGGTCAATTTTATGGGATAGGACTTCTTGATGAGTTTGAGCGAGCGAAAGGGTATCTTTGCTTGAATGGCTCGTCTTTAGCGGTCGAGGTTTTGCCTATTGCATATGGGGCAGTGGTCGGGGCATAGTAAGGTAATACACAAACATCGCTAATGAAATAGCTTTTGCTTGAAAATCCCCTCACCCACATGTTACTATTAAACAACGCTGCTTGCTACGTCCAACAATTTCAAGGGTGAAGATATATTATGAAGCACAAGATCATTCTCGATTGCGATCCCGGCCATGACGACGCGATTGCTATACTGCTGGCGGCTCACCATCCTGACATTGAACTGCTGGCCATTACTACGGTCGCGGGCAATCAATCGGTTGAGAAGACGACGCTGAATGCGCTGAAGGTGTGTTCGCTGGCGGACATCCGAGATGTGCCTGTGGCAAGGGGGATGGATCGACCGCTTGTGCGCCCGGCAAAGCACGCGCCGGATATTCATGGCGAATCGGGATTGGATGGACCACATATTCCAGAACCGGATATCGAGCTGGCACCCCAGCACGGAGTCGAACTGCTGATCGAACTGCTCCTGAATTCGGATGGAGATATTACGCTTGTTCCTACCGGCCCTTTGACAAATATCGCGGCCGCTATGCGCCGCGAGCCTGCCATTCTACCCAAAATTGCCGGTATTTCGCTGATGGGCGGTGCCATCGGCCTGGGCAATGTCACGCCTGCTGCCGAGTTTAATATCCATACCGACCCTGAAGCGGCGGCTATTGTCTTCTCGTGTGGACGACCGATTACGATGAGTACGCTGGAAGTGACGCACCAGGCGCTGGCTACCGAGGAAATCTTAAGCTGCTTGCGCGAAGCACATCGACCGGTTGCGACTTTCGCGGCAGACCTGCTGGATTTCTTTGCCGGCAGGTATCGGGATAAGTTTGGCTTTCCAGCTGCTCCGGTACATGACCCGTGCGCTGTTGCTGCCGTAGTTGATCCCACCATCCTGAAAGCCCATGATATGCATGTTGAGATCGAAACGACGGGTGAATGGACAAGCGGGCGGACGGTGTGCGATGTCTACGACACACGCGGCAAAGCACCCAATGCACGCGTCGGTTATGCCCTGGAGGTGAATCGGTTCTGGGACATGGTTATCAGCACGATCCTGACGTATTAGATGGGAACCTGTACTTACTTGTTATTATCTTCGATGCGGGATATACTGGTGGAAGATTTGGAGCAGAAGAGTTTTGATGCAAGCGAGTAAGGAGCAAAATGTTGAAATCAATCGTTCGCTTTGGCCGCTGGCTTTTTCGCTTCCTGATCTCAGGATACGACGAAGAAAATTTCAGATCACCGCGCAACCATCCTTCGCTTTACGACTCATCGGCACGTCATGATGACTCGCTGCCAGGATTTTCCAGGCACGAACAGGC contains:
- a CDS encoding nucleoside hydrolase; this translates as MKHKIILDCDPGHDDAIAILLAAHHPDIELLAITTVAGNQSVEKTTLNALKVCSLADIRDVPVARGMDRPLVRPAKHAPDIHGESGLDGPHIPEPDIELAPQHGVELLIELLLNSDGDITLVPTGPLTNIAAAMRREPAILPKIAGISLMGGAIGLGNVTPAAEFNIHTDPEAAAIVFSCGRPITMSTLEVTHQALATEEILSCLREAHRPVATFAADLLDFFAGRYRDKFGFPAAPVHDPCAVAAVVDPTILKAHDMHVEIETTGEWTSGRTVCDVYDTRGKAPNARVGYALEVNRFWDMVISTILTY